From the Aerococcus viridans genome, the window CGTCACCAAAATATCAGTAAATATATGCAAACCTCACTGAACACATTATTGAAGAATATAGCGTTTATCGCAAACACCTTCCATTACAAGACTAGATCAAACGCTAGTCTAGAAGGAAAAAATAATCGTATCAAAGTTATAAAATGTGTATCCTATGGATATCGTAATTTTTTCAATTTCAGAAATAGGGTAATGATTAGTTTCATTTTAAAACCGGGCAAGCCCGCTTCCCTTAATTAAATAAACATGATACATCCCGCTCGCTATGTTCAAAGAAAAAAACTGCAAGTGTACGTCCTTAGCCGTGAAAAAGCATGATATCGAGACCTTGGCTCGATATCAAGGCAGAGAGACCTTGGCTCTCGCCGGTGCCACGGCTCTTAAGGAACGTACACAGCAGTTCAAAGGACAAAAAAGATAGTTCTTCTTTTATCAAATCTCATTTAAAATAAAATAAAAAAGAAACTCAAATCCATATAAAATGAATTTAAGTTTCTTGCTTAAATTAAGCTATCCACATTAAATGTCGAAGAGCCTTTTGTTTTCCTTTTCAAAGAAAAAATCATTCTAGACATTTTTAGCCATCTTAGCTAGTATTAATGGATGACAAACTTATGGTTGATACAGAAAACAAAGGAAAGGTTGACGATCATGGCTTTCAAATGGAGCGAAATACTGTTTTATCTACTACCCATCGTGAGCTTATTGCTTGTGGGTACAGTTGGAAAACCTTACCTCTACTTTAATAAGCGGATTAAATTTGCACCGATTGATGTGGTTTTTCCCATTCTTTTGGTTTGCCTCCACTTTATTTCCAAGGATTTATTATTATTTTCAATTATTCCCCACTTAGTGGTTGTGATTTCCTTGTTAGCGATTGGTGTTTTAGTTTGGCGTTTTGTGAGAAATCAAGAAGTTATTGTTGGAAAATTCTACCGCATGCTGGTAAATATTGCCTTCTCCTTTACGTTCATTCTTTATATGCTGGTAACCATCTGCCGAATTATTCAAGTAGTGACAATGTAAACATTAGCTAGTCATCAATCTCTATTGGGTAGAAACTTAAAATTCTTTAAAATATTCAAAAAGAAGCTTAGACCTTGTTAAAAAACAGGTTCAAAGCTTCTTTTTTTGTGGAAAAAACCCGAAATTACGCCTTTTCCACAAATAATGTAAAAAAAAGCAAAATTTTGGGGATATATGGTGAAAAGTGGGGAGATATGGTAGACTTAAACCAATAAAGGTTAAGGTTAGGCACAGAAGGTGATAAAAGATGTTGATGGGTGAATTCCAACATAATATCGACGCCAAAGGGCGGATCATCATTCCAGCGAAATTACGTGAGGACTTAGGTGCTAAGTTCGTGATTACACGTGGCTTAGATGGGTGTGTTTTTGGCTATCCTTTAGACAATTGGGAGAAAATTCAAGAGAAATTGAAACAATTACCGCTAGCTAAGAAAGAAGCACGTGCTTTTACACGTTTTTTCTATTCTGCAGCGGCTGAAGTCGAAATTGATAAGCAAGGTCGTATTAACGTCCCATCAACCTTGGTAGATTATGCCAATCTTGAAAAAGAGTGTCTAGTCTTAGGGGTTTCTGACCGTATTGAAATTTGGTCGAAAGCAAGATGGGAAAGTGTTTCTTCTGAAATTGAAGAAAGCTTCGAAGAAATTGCGGAAGACATGTTAGATTTTGGCCTTTAATTAAGCATATAAATCAGAAAATTAAATGTAATAAATTTTTAAAGAGATAAAGAATTATAGAAGAAGAGGATGGCAGAAGAATGGCAAATGAATTCCATCATATCTCAGTGTTGTTAAACGAATCAGTAGACGGATTGGCAATCAAACCCAACGGTATTTATGTTGATTGTACTTTGGGTGGTGCTGGACATAGTTCTAAAATCGCAGCAGCCCTATCTGACGAAGGTCGTTTAATCGCCTTTGATCAGGATTTAGTGGCCATTGGCAATGCCGAGAAAGTATTGGCAGCGGAAATTGAAAGTGGGAAAGTGACCCTTGTTCACAATAATTTCAGACATATCCAGTCAGAACTTGAAAAAATGGGTATTACCGGTGTAGACGGTATCTTGTATGACCTTGGCGTGAGCTCGCCACAATTAGATGAGATTGAACGCGGATTTTCATACCATCAAGATGCACCATTAGACATGCGTATGGACCAAACTCAAGCATTAACAGCAGAAACTATTATTAATGACTGGGAATACAATGATCTTGTACGTATTTTTTACCGCTACGGAGAAGAAAAATTCTCTAAGCAAATTGCCCGTAAAATCGAGCAAAGAAGAGCGGATCACCGGATTACGCGTACGGAAGAATTAGTGGACATCGTTAAAGAAGCTATTCCTGCACCGGCCCGCCGTAAGGGTGGACATCCGGCTAAACGGATTTTCCAAGCAGTGCGTATTGCAGTCAACGATGAATTAGGCGCAATTGAAGACTCACTAGAGCAAGCATTGAATTTATTGAATGTTGGCGGACGTGTATCGGCGATTTCTTTTCAATCATTAGAAGACCGCATTGTGAAGCAAATGTTCAAGGACGCTTCAACAGGCGAGGAATTACCGGCTAATTTACCAGTGATTAATGCGGATATTGAAGCGCCATTTAAATTGGTCAATAGAAAACCAATTTACGCCAGTGAAGAAGAGTTGGCCTATAACTCACGCGCACAAAGTGCTAAGTTACGTATAATCGAACGCATTAAATAGACATTTAATCAACTTTAGACCAATAGAAAAAGTAAGCACACTAATAGAAGGGAGCCGTATTTATGGCAATATTTCTACTTCAAGACCAAGTAAATATTAAAATGAGTGCTATGCCGGCCGAAAGAGCCATTCCAAATATTCCGGCTTACCCAGAAGAAAGTCAACAAGCGCAACCAAAGCAGAATGTGACTGCTCTTCCGGCGAATATACCGGCCAATAAAAGTAAATCAAGAGTAAAATTCTCACTGATGCAAAAAATGTTGATGACAATAGCTTTTCTAGTTATGATTGCAGGACTATTAGGAGTGACCATTATGCGTGCTAACGTGAATGCAGCGTCACAACAGTTACAAGAAGTGCAACAAAATGCAGAAGATTTAGGTATTCAAAAAGAGAATTTAACCCAAGAAGTCCACGAATTATCAAACTACTCACGAGTAGTAGAAATCGCTGAAGAGCAAGGGTTGAATATGAATGAAGAAAATATAAGGAATGTGGAATAAATGAAAGACAGTAGAAAACTTAAAAAGAATCGCAAAAAAACAATTAGAGCGATGATGGGCTTGGCAGGTTTTTTACTACTCATATTTGGCATTCGTTTAACGCAAATAATGGTTTTTGGGACTGTGAACGGTCAAGATTTATCGGCGCAAGCCCAAAACCTATATGATAGAAGTAGCATATTGCCAGCACAACGTGGAACCATCTATGATGTAGGTGGAAATCCATTAGCAATGGATGCTACTTCTTATTCATTGTACGCAGTTTTAACGGATAAATGGTCTGAACCAGAGGACCCGCAATATGTAGTGGATAAGGAAAATACTGCTCAAGCCTTGTCGCAATATATCGACCTAACGACTGAAGAAATATTAGAACGACTGAACACCCAAGACGCTTCTCAAGTAGAATTTGGTACGGCAGGGCAAGACCTGACATACGCTGAGATGAAGGCCATTGACGACCAAAATCTACCTGGCATTATGTTTAATGAAACGCCAACTAGAATGTATCCAAATGGCGTCTTTGCCTCTCATTTAATTGGGTATGCTGAGTATATGGAAGCTAGCACTGCAATTGACAGCCGTTTGACCGGACAAATGGGCTTGGAACTGTCTATGGATGAGACCCTAAAAGGTACCAATGGCCGTAAATCTTACCAATCGAGTTCGACCAATGTTGAGTTAAGTGGGACAGGTCAGGTGGAGGAAGAACCTACCGATGGGTCTGATGTATACTTAACCTTGGATACCCGACTACAAACTTATTTAGAAACCTTGATGACAGAGGTTTATGAAAAATATGAACCAACGTCAATGACAGCTATGCTAGTTGAACCAGAAACTGGCGAAATTGTTGCAGCATCACAAAGACCAACCTTCAACCTAGAAACAAAAGAAGGGATCGACGATATGTGGCAAAACTTACTAGTTGAAAAAGCTTATGAACCAGGATCTACGATTAAAGTATTAACGGTAGCAGCAGCCATTGAAGAAGGGGTATTTGACCCAAATTCATTCTACGATTCAAGTCCCGTAACTATGGGCGATTCAACGATTGCCGATTATAACGGGGTTGGTTGGGGTGTGATTACCGAACTGGAGGGGTTATCACAATCATCAAATACCCTGATGATCCATTTAGTAAAAGAGATGGGTTATGACGTTTGGGAATCTTATATCCGTGAGTTCGGTCTACTGCAAGAAACGGGTTCAGGATTTGCCAACGAAGCAAGCGGTTCAATGAACTATGAGTATGAAGCAGATAAAGTAACGACTGGATTTGGCCAAGGGATTTATGTGACCCCTTATCAAATGATGCAAGCCTTCACAGCAATTGCTAACGACGGGAATATGATGAAATTACAATTGGTTAACCGTTATGAAGAAGACGGGACGATGCAAGTTGTTGAGCCAGAAGTAGTTTCATCACCAATTTCAAAAGAAACTGCTAATAAGACACTTGAATACTTGCAATCTGTTGTTTATGCAGACACAGGTACCGGGGCCGCTTATGACTTAGATGGTTATACAGTATCCGCTAAAACAGGTACAGCAGAGGTCTTCAATCTTGAAACCAATACATATGAAGCAGGTTTAACCAAATACTTGTACTCTGTAGTTGGTTTTGTCCCAAGTGAAGATCCGCAATATGTCCTATATATCACAGCGGAGCAACCGAAAAGCTTGGAAACGACTGCTAGCGATATGATGACAGAAATTTATACACCGCTATTAACAAGAGCGCTTGAATATAATGCCTTAGGTGATAGTGAGTCAGTTGTGACGGCAACCGTCCCTGATGTGTCAGGATTAACCATTAGTGAGGCGCAACAGACCCTATCAGATGCTAGCTTCGTCAATGTAGAAGTGATTGGTGATGGGGCAAGCATCCTCAGTCAAACACCTGCGGCAAATGAGGAAGTGTCTGTTACCCAACCAATCTTCTTGATGTCTGATGATGCAAATCCAACCATGCCAGACTTTACTGGATTGAACGCTTCAGCAAGCCAAGCCTTAGCTTCGTTACTAGGTATTGAAGTTGAACTTGACGGTGAAGGGGTTGTTGTTGGTCAGTCGATTGCGATAGGCGAACAAGTCAATAACAACAATACGATTGTGTTACAATTAGCGGAGTCTTAAACACCTAAAAACAAGGAAAATAAATTCACAATAACCCATTTAAACAAGGGAAGAGAAAGGGAAAATTATGGTATTACTTTTTATCACGACATTAGTGTTAACATTAGTCGGCATGCCGTTCTTCATTCAATTTATGCGTGAAAAACAATTCGGACAAGTTACAAGAGATGAGGGGCCAGCTTGGCATAAAGCCAAATCTGGTACCCCAGCAATGGGTGGGGTAGTCTTTCTATCCGCAGCCCTAGTAGGTTTATTGGTTTGGTCTATACTGACCGGTCAATGGCACGGTGAAGTTTGGTTGTTAGTTGGGACAATGATTTTCTTTGGTGGCATCGGATTTGCTGATGACTTCTTAAAGATTTTCAAGAAACAAAATGAAGGCTTAACTTCACTACAAAAATTGATTTTACAAATTGTGGGTTCAGCTCTAATCGTATTATTAATGCGTGTAATTACCTTCCATGTGTCGATTCCATTTCCATTTACTACAGGTATTACAAATGTCTTATTCGTCTTCGTCTTCCTATTACTATGGATCACAGGCTTTTCAAATGCCTTCAATTTAACGGACGGACTTGACGGCCTATCATCAGGCCTTGGTGTAATCTCATTCTCAACTTATGCGCTTATCGCATTTAGAATGGGTGAACGAGGAATAGGAGCCTTCTGTATCGCTATCGTTGCCAGTTTATTAGGCTTCTTATTCTTTAACCGCAAACCAGCCCGTATCTTCATGGGAGATGCCGGGTCATTAGCCCTAGGTGCCTTACTAGCTGTTATTTCAGTAATGTTAGGCAATCCGTGGTCATTACTATTGATTGGATTCGTATACGTAGTTGAAACAGCTTCAGTTATCATCCAAGTCACTTCCTTCAAATTGACTGGGAAAAGGGTCTTTAAAATGTCGCCAATTCACCACCACTTTGAAATGATTGGATGGAGTGAGTGGAAGGTAGATATTATCTTTTGGGCAGTCGGTTTAGTCACAGCAATCATCGGCTTATTATTCTTTTAATATAAATTCATACTAAAGGGGAAATCATTATGGAAGCATCACAATGGCGCGAATCAGTTCGCAATAAAAAAATATTAGTACTCGGACTTGCAAAGACTGGTGTTTCGGTCGTGCAACATCTACAAGCATTGGGGGCAATTGTTACTGTCAACGACTTCAAACCACTTGAAGAAAATAAAGATGCCCAAGCCCTAATCGAGGAAAATAACGCCCGTGTTGTTGCTGGCGGCCATCCCGTATCACTATTAGATGAAGACTTCGCCTTTATGGTGAAAAACCCAGGAATTCCTTTTAACAACCCAATGGTCGTTCGTGCGCAAGAAATTGGCCTACCCGTATACACCGACATCGAACTTGCAGATAAGATGACCGATGCCACAATTATTGGTATTACTGGATCTAACGGTAAAACAACAACTACAAGCCTAGTTGGCGAAATGTTAGGGAAAGCAGCTTCACTTGCAGGTGAAAGCTACGTTGGGGGGAACATTGGTATCCCGTCATTAGACATCGCTTCTAAAGCTGAAGCAGATGACCGGTTGATTTTAGAATTATCTTCCTTCCAATTAATGGGGACAGATGCATTCCAACCGCATATCGCAGCCATCACCAATATTTATGCAGCCCATTTAGATTACCATGGTTCAATGGACGGTTATATTTCTGCAAAATGGCAAATCACTGCCAACCAAACAACAGATGACTTTTTGATTTTAAATGCCGACCAAATGGACGTATTTGGCGACCGGACGACAAAAGCAACGGTAGTGCCTTTTTCAGCGACCACTATTCAACCTGACGGTGCTTGGTTCGACCAAGATAGCCAAAACTTTATCTGGCATGATGAAATTGTCTTGAACAGAAAAGACTTCTTCCTACCAGGACACCACAACTTAGAAAATATGCTAGTAGCCGTTGCTATTGGTAAATTACTAGGAATTTCAAATGAAGAAATCAAAAACGGCGTATCTACCTTCCACGGCGTGAAACACCGCCTACAGTTTGTTGCTGAAATCGATGGTCGTCGTTTCTACAATGATTCAAAAGCGACAAACAACGATGCCTCTATTACAGCCCTGGATTCATTTAGCCAAAAACAAGACAATGTCATTTGGTTAGCGGGTGGTTTAGACCGCGGGAATGAAGTGACTGAATTAGCCGATCACATGGACCGGGTGAAAGGTATGGTTGTTTTCGGCCAAGCAGCAGATAAATTTGCTGGCCTGGGGCAAAATAAAGGTTTAACAGCGATTCAACAAGTAGAATGGATTGAAGAAGCTGTTAAAGCTGCCTATGACATGTCAGCACCTGGTGACACGATTCTATTGTCACCAGCTTCAGCTTCCTGGGACCAATATCCAAATTTTGAAGTCCGTGGTGATCGTTATATCAAAGCGATTGAAGACTTGGGCAAATAAATTAATTAGCGAGAAAAAGGAGTTTATTATGCGAATTTTACTTTCCGGTGGTGGGACTGGGGGGCATATCTACCCAGCCTTGGCCCTAAGAAAACAAATTTTAGCGCAATATCCGGATGCAGAATTTCTGTATGTGGGGACTGAAGGCGGTTTGGAATCAAGAATCGTGCCTAATGAAGGCGTCGATTTCAAAACTATCCAAATTCAAGGAATCAAACGGTCATTCTCTTTAGATAATGCCAGAACAGTTTATTACATGTTTGACAGTATACGTAAGGCAAAGCAAATCGTCCGCGATTTTAATCCGGATGTAGCGATTGGCACAGGTGGTTATGTCTGTGCGCCGGTTTTATATGCAGCTGCACGTACAGGTGTGCCAAGTATTATCCATGAACAAAATTCCGTTGCCGGGATGACCAATAAGTTTTTAGCGCCTTTTATGGCAAAAATAGCTATTTGCTTTGAGGATGTAGCGAAAGATTTTAAACGATACGCTAACAAAGTAGTTTTCACAGGTAATCCGCGCGCCCAAGAGGTAGCGTCAATTTCAGACAAGGCAGATTTAACTACTTATGGTCTAGAAAACGGCAAGCCAACAGTATTGATTTTCGGTGGTAGTCGTGGCGCTTTACGGATCAACGAAACTGTTAAAGAAGCTATTCCGGCCTTTATCGAAAAAGATTATCAAGTATTGATCGCTTCAGGGGATACTTATTACGAAGAATTCCAAGAAGCATTTACGGACTTTAACGAGTGGGGCAATGTCCAAATTGTTTCTTACATCAATAACATGCCAGCCTTGTTCAACACCATTGACCTAGTTGTGTGTCGTTCAGGTGCAACAACAATGACTGAATTAACCGCTTTGGGGACACCGTCTATTTTGATTCCAAGCCCTAATGTAACAGCCAACCATCAGGAAATGAATGCGCGCTCTTTAGTGAAACACGATGGGGCCCGCATGATTTTAGAAAACGACTTAAATGTTAAGGGATTTCTAGCTGAAATTGATGGCTTAATGGCTGACAAAAATGAACGGGACCGAATTGCGACGAATGCCCTGAACCAAGGGGTGCCAGATGCGGGTGACCGTTTAATCAAGATTATTGAAACGCTTGTGAAATAGGAAGTCCTTTTTCCAAATAAATAGATAGAAAGGGGGCATGATGATGGATTGGGAAGAAGATGAGCGCATTCGCCAAGAGAAACGGGAGAGAAGACGCCGTTTACATGATAAATTAGCTAAAAATGGTCGAACAGACGTAGACAGAAGGCAAGATAAAAGTGCGAACAAGTCAAACCAAGATGACCTGCAAAATGGCGTGAATAGCAGTCATCAATACGAAGATCAGGACCAAGCTATGCTTGAAAAGAAACAAGTAGCGTCAAATATAAATAAGCAAAAAAGTAGCAAGCAAAAACCTGTGATGAAAAAAGCAAAACAAAAACCCAAGTGGGGATTGTCTAAATTCAACATAAAAAGCAAAGCGAATTCGAAGAAACAAAAGCAACTGGTGACAAGTAATCAGGGGATGCCTCCAGTTAAGAAGGTAAAAAAAAGTGGACCGACTAATTGGAAAAGAATGGTGCTATTATTGTTACCATTTGTAATTACATTAATTGTGGCCGGTTACTATGCTTCACCCCTTAATCATGTGGCTTCAATCACTGTTGAAGGTGTGGAGGATACAGAAAGCGTGAATTTATATCCCCTAAATGAAGGAATGTCAGTGACAGATTTGAAAAATTCTAAGGGTGAGGTGGAACAAGCTATTGTAAACCAAAATCCTTCGGTCAAGTCAGCAACTGTGAACGTATCGGATTGGAATAAAGTAGCTGTGAACGTGTCAACCTACCGCCAGTTGGGGTACATCCAGATTGCGGACTTTTTCTACCCATTACTAGAAAATAATGAAATCATCGACACACCACTGCCATCACTTGAAAAAGCGTTACCCTTATTTGAAGGGTATGATATTGCTAATAAAGATCAAAGAGCCAAGCTAACAGAAACGGTTAAGGCCCTATCAAGCCTGTCAGATGACATCATTCAAAAAACTTCCTTTGTGACTTATACAGGTGATGAAAGTAATACTGACCGGATTGCCTTACAAATGGTTGACGGGAACGTGGTGAGAGGGTTTATTAGCTCAATTGGTGATCGGATGAGTTATTATAATGGTATTGCCAGTCAATTGGACGGGCAAACGGGACTGATCGACATGGAAGTAGCCATTTATTTCACTGAATTAAACGATGGGAATAACCCTTACGCTTCAGAAGAAGAGAAGAAAGCTTATGATGAATCGGTGGCTGCAGAATCAAGGGCAGCGAGTGAAAGTGAAGCTAGCGAATTAGAAGATTCATCATCAGATTCAGCTAGTGAGTCAACAGATCGTTCTAGCAATGGATCAACTAGTGCATCAGATGATGAATCAGCATCATCTGGTGAGGCTAGTCAGGTTGAAAGTACTGATGCACAAGCAGCATCTTCTAATGTCGAAATGGGTGCAACAAGTGGAAATTCAGTTGTTGAATCAGGAAGTGAATAAAGTGGCGAAATTATGTGAAAGCAATTAAAATCATTTGCGAGTAGGAAAACGTCATCACTATTGATAGACCGTGGCTATGTCAACAATTTCTATTAGAAACTAACGGTAATTCCGTTGGTAATTAGTGCTGTCTATGTTAAAATAGTAACGATACGATTAAATATTAAATTTTCTAGGAGGTTTCAATAAACATGGTTCAGCCAGAAATTTTTGCAAGTTTAGATATTGGAACCACTTCAATAAAAGTAGTAGTTGCAGAATATGTAAACCAACAAATTAATGTTATTGGAGTAGGTCACGAGCGGTCACAAGGACTCAGTAGAGGTGTGATTGTAGATATTGATAAGACTGTTGAGTCTATCAAGCGCGCAATTAAAAAAGCCGAACAAAAAGCAAATTATACAATTAATGACGTCATTGTAGCCGTTCCTAGTAATCAGGTGAACATCGAACCTTGTTACGGTATGATCGCAGTGTCAAATGACAACAGAGAGATTACAGATAAGGACGTCAAAAACGTTTTAGCGGCAGCAAAAGTTCGTTCAGTACCAGCTGAAAGAGAAATTATTTCAGTGATGCCGGAGGAATTCATTGTTGATGGCTTTGACAACATTAAAGACCCACGTGGTATGATTGGTGTCAGACTAGAGTTATACGCTAGTTTGGTCACTGGTCCAAAAACACTTGTTCATAATATTCGTCGTTGTGTGGCAATGGCAGGATTGAATATTCGGGACCTAGTTGTCCAATCTTATGCAAATGCATACGCTGCGATGAGTAAGAGTGAACGTGAGTTTGGGACAATCTTAATTGACATGGGTGGCGGACAAACAAGTGTGTCTGTATTCCACGATGATCAATTGAAATTTGCGACAGTTGACCACGAAGGTGGGGAACTTGTTACAAAAGATATCTCAACTATATTGAATACCTCAATTGAAAACGCTGAACAAATAAAATTAGAATATGGCTATGCTTTACCTAAAGATACGAACGATTCAGAATTCTTCCCAGTTGAAACGATTGGTAAGGCGAATCCAGAACGTGTGAGTGAGCATTACTTAGCTGAAATTATTGAAGCTCGGGAACGTCAAATATTCGAAACATTGAAAAAACCTCTAGATAAAATCGAAGCCTTTGCTTTACCAGGTGGCATTATTGTGACCGGTGGGGCAGCATCATTACCTGGTGTATTAGATTTAGCTGAAGAAGTGTTTGGCCATGAAGTGCGTTATTACATCCCAGAATATGTTGGTTTGCGTAACCCAATCTTTACCACAGCTGTTGGTTTAATTCAATATGTGGCACAGTTGGATGATATCCATCATTTAGCACAAGATAACGGGCAACAAGTAAAAGTCGCTCCAAGTACTCGGACTAGTCACCCAGCACCTGCTCGTAGTGAACCAGTTGCTAGCACAAAGCAAACAGAATCAGTTGACAATTACAAGCAAGTAAATGATGATAGTGAAAACGATAAACCTAGCGTATCGCCTTCTAATACTGAACAAACTTATTATGAAGAAAGACCAGCTAGCCAATACGATGAATTAAATGACGAAACTGAAACGGGCGAAGAAGAA encodes:
- the ftsA gene encoding cell division protein FtsA, with translation MVQPEIFASLDIGTTSIKVVVAEYVNQQINVIGVGHERSQGLSRGVIVDIDKTVESIKRAIKKAEQKANYTINDVIVAVPSNQVNIEPCYGMIAVSNDNREITDKDVKNVLAAAKVRSVPAEREIISVMPEEFIVDGFDNIKDPRGMIGVRLELYASLVTGPKTLVHNIRRCVAMAGLNIRDLVVQSYANAYAAMSKSEREFGTILIDMGGGQTSVSVFHDDQLKFATVDHEGGELVTKDISTILNTSIENAEQIKLEYGYALPKDTNDSEFFPVETIGKANPERVSEHYLAEIIEARERQIFETLKKPLDKIEAFALPGGIIVTGGAASLPGVLDLAEEVFGHEVRYYIPEYVGLRNPIFTTAVGLIQYVAQLDDIHHLAQDNGQQVKVAPSTRTSHPAPARSEPVASTKQTESVDNYKQVNDDSENDKPSVSPSNTEQTYYEERPASQYDELNDETETGEEESPVDKIKNFFKDFFV